Proteins encoded within one genomic window of Bremerella alba:
- the rpsC gene encoding 30S ribosomal protein S3 — MGQKVNPIAFRTGVMIGWKSKWFASKRDFPALLLEDKKIRGFILKHPDQRIRQKYRNAGIDKVEIERTRDEVRVTLFVARPGLIIGQKGQEVEKLQEELQNLVGRRINLKIEEVGRPELRAQLVAEDIADQLAKRASFRRTMKRSIESTMEAGARGIKIQMAGRLGGAEMARREKQIEGSIPLSTLRAKIDYGFTEARTPQGHIGVQVWINNGFYEGDDSDGYDASTSEAPKKPKKTYKR; from the coding sequence ATGGGACAAAAAGTTAATCCAATTGCGTTTCGTACCGGTGTGATGATCGGGTGGAAGAGCAAGTGGTTTGCGTCGAAGCGTGATTTTCCAGCACTGTTGCTAGAAGATAAAAAGATCCGCGGCTTCATCCTGAAGCACCCTGATCAACGCATTCGTCAAAAGTATCGTAATGCAGGCATCGACAAAGTTGAGATCGAACGAACTCGCGACGAAGTTCGCGTGACACTGTTCGTTGCCCGACCTGGTCTGATCATCGGTCAGAAGGGTCAGGAAGTCGAGAAGCTGCAGGAAGAACTGCAAAACCTGGTTGGCCGTCGCATCAATCTGAAGATTGAAGAAGTCGGTCGTCCAGAACTGCGAGCCCAGTTGGTCGCCGAGGATATCGCTGACCAGTTGGCCAAGCGTGCCAGCTTTCGCCGTACCATGAAACGGTCGATCGAAAGCACCATGGAGGCCGGTGCCCGAGGCATCAAAATCCAAATGGCTGGCCGTCTTGGTGGTGCGGAAATGGCTCGCCGCGAAAAGCAAATTGAAGGATCGATTCCGTTGAGCACCCTGCGGGCTAAAATCGATTACGGCTTCACCGAAGCACGTACGCCGCAGGGACACATCGGGGTTCAGGTCTGGATCAATAACGGTTTTTACGAAGGGGACGACTCCGATGGCTATGATGCCTCGACGAGTGAAGCACCGAAAAAGCCAAAGAAGACGTATAAAAGGTAA
- the rplV gene encoding 50S ribosomal protein L22, producing MFKATHRLARISPRKVRPLTDLVRGKLAEEALDILRYQPQRGARMLEEVIKSAIGNSQDSEQNEGRAANQQALFVREARVDGGPIIKRFRPRARGSAFPILKRTCHIHVTLEELQG from the coding sequence ATGTTCAAAGCGACCCACCGACTGGCACGCATCAGTCCGCGAAAGGTGCGCCCGCTAACCGATTTGGTGCGTGGCAAACTGGCCGAGGAAGCACTCGACATTCTGCGGTACCAACCGCAGCGGGGTGCTCGCATGCTGGAAGAAGTCATTAAGAGTGCCATTGGCAATTCGCAAGATTCAGAACAGAACGAAGGTCGCGCTGCGAATCAGCAGGCTTTGTTTGTTCGAGAGGCTCGCGTCGATGGTGGCCCGATCATTAAGCGATTCCGCCCCCGAGCACGTGGAAGCGCTTTCCCGATTTTGAAGCGGACCTGTCACATTCACGTCACCCTGGAGGAGCTCCAAGGCTAA
- the rpsS gene encoding 30S ribosomal protein S19 produces MSRSLKKGPYVDPNVYEKVAKQEEAGTKDPIKTWARSCTIIPEFIGHTFMVHNGKAHLKVYVTEDMIGHKLGEFSPTRTFRGHGSDKKKK; encoded by the coding sequence ATGAGCCGATCCCTAAAAAAAGGGCCGTACGTCGACCCGAACGTTTACGAAAAGGTTGCCAAGCAAGAAGAAGCTGGCACGAAGGACCCGATTAAGACTTGGGCAAGATCTTGCACGATCATTCCTGAGTTCATCGGCCACACGTTCATGGTCCACAATGGCAAGGCCCACCTGAAGGTTTATGTCACCGAGGACATGATCGGGCATAAGCTCGGCGAGTTCTCGCCGACGCGAACCTTTCGTGGTCACGGTTCTGACAAGAAGAAGAAATAA
- the rplB gene encoding 50S ribosomal protein L2 has product MGIRKYKPTSAGRRNASVSDFKELTKGAKPERKLLRKLTKTGGRNNQGKITTRHRGGGHKRRYRVIDFRRAKDGVPAMVASVQYDPNRSARIALLNYLDGEKRYILAPDGLKAGDRVQSGSEASPTVGNCLPLKNIPAGTTVHNVEMTPGRGGEMCRSAGSSATLMACEADWAQLSLPSGEIRRVSSRCRATIGRVSNPDHEKVSLGKAGRKRWLGRRPHVRGTAMNPVDHPHGGGEGRTKGGRHPVTPQGKPTKGGATRHRKKASNRSIVRRRRSRRYGLLKLLK; this is encoded by the coding sequence ATGGGTATCCGAAAATATAAGCCGACCTCCGCTGGGCGTCGTAACGCCTCGGTCAGCGACTTCAAGGAGTTGACCAAGGGCGCGAAGCCTGAACGGAAGCTTCTCCGGAAGTTGACCAAAACCGGCGGTCGTAATAACCAAGGTAAGATTACAACTCGTCACCGTGGTGGCGGCCATAAGCGTCGTTACCGAGTGATCGACTTTCGTCGCGCCAAAGATGGCGTGCCGGCGATGGTTGCATCGGTGCAGTACGATCCGAACCGCAGTGCTCGTATCGCCCTGTTGAACTACCTGGACGGCGAGAAGCGATACATCCTGGCTCCCGATGGCCTGAAGGCCGGTGACAGAGTTCAAAGTGGTAGCGAAGCATCGCCGACTGTCGGTAACTGCTTGCCACTGAAGAATATTCCAGCCGGTACCACTGTTCATAATGTCGAGATGACTCCTGGTCGTGGTGGCGAGATGTGCCGCTCGGCTGGTAGCTCCGCGACGTTAATGGCTTGTGAAGCCGACTGGGCTCAGCTTTCGCTGCCCAGTGGTGAGATTCGTCGTGTTTCCAGCCGTTGCCGTGCGACCATTGGTCGTGTTAGCAACCCGGATCACGAAAAGGTTTCGCTGGGTAAGGCTGGCCGTAAGCGTTGGTTAGGTCGTCGTCCTCACGTTCGTGGTACCGCGATGAACCCGGTCGATCACCCGCACGGTGGTGGTGAAGGCCGAACGAAGGGTGGTCGCCACCCGGTTACGCCGCAAGGTAAGCCGACAAAGGGTGGAGCAACACGTCACCGCAAAAAGGCTTCCAACCGCTCGATCGTTCGACGCCGTCGTTCGCGTCGTTATGGTCTGCTGAAGTTGTTGAAGTAA
- the rplW gene encoding 50S ribosomal protein L23, whose translation MARPYYKPSTDTPTRTLDSHQVILRPLVTEKGVQVSEDLNQYTFEIAPVATKLDVRRAIEELFDVKVASVKTQTRKGKSRRYRFRNGTTRNWKKAIVTLADDQKIDFY comes from the coding sequence ATGGCACGGCCTTACTACAAACCGAGCACAGACACCCCGACCCGTACGCTTGATTCACACCAGGTGATTTTGCGTCCGCTGGTTACTGAGAAGGGTGTTCAGGTTTCGGAAGACTTGAATCAATACACGTTTGAGATCGCTCCGGTCGCCACCAAGTTGGATGTCCGTCGTGCGATCGAAGAGTTGTTCGACGTCAAAGTCGCCAGCGTGAAGACGCAGACTCGGAAGGGTAAGTCCCGCCGTTATCGTTTTCGCAACGGAACGACTCGTAACTGGAAGAAGGCCATCGTGACGTTGGCTGATGATCAAAAGATCGACTTCTATTAA
- the rplD gene encoding 50S ribosomal protein L4: protein MVSLPIFDKSGKEVGKYELDPAEIAPSINKQLMHDAVVMYQANLRQGTHRTKTRAEVAGSTKKMYRQKGTGNARAGSKRSGIRRGGGQIFAIRPRDYSYRLNKKALKIATRMAIASKIQGEQVVVVDDLAQDEIKTKSVAGALKALGIYGQKIGIALEKHDPIFFRSARNIEGVSVTPVAELNAYSVLRPRKLVITKAALDSLRKSDKGE, encoded by the coding sequence ATGGTCAGTTTGCCAATTTTTGACAAGAGCGGAAAGGAAGTCGGCAAGTACGAGCTTGACCCGGCTGAAATTGCTCCGTCGATCAACAAGCAGTTGATGCACGACGCCGTTGTGATGTACCAGGCGAATCTTCGCCAGGGTACGCACCGCACGAAGACTCGCGCCGAAGTGGCTGGTTCGACAAAGAAGATGTATCGCCAGAAAGGTACCGGTAACGCACGTGCCGGTTCCAAGCGAAGTGGTATTCGCCGTGGTGGTGGTCAGATTTTTGCGATTCGCCCTCGCGATTACTCGTATCGGTTGAATAAGAAGGCATTGAAGATCGCGACTCGAATGGCGATCGCCAGCAAGATCCAAGGCGAGCAAGTGGTTGTCGTTGATGACCTGGCTCAAGATGAAATTAAGACCAAGAGCGTTGCAGGTGCTTTGAAGGCCCTCGGCATTTACGGTCAAAAGATCGGGATTGCATTAGAGAAGCACGACCCGATTTTCTTTCGCAGTGCACGAAACATCGAAGGCGTTTCCGTAACTCCCGTTGCTGAACTGAATGCCTACTCTGTATTGCGTCCGCGGAAGCTAGTCATCACGAAGGCTGCCCTAGATTCGCTGCGTAAAAGCGATAAGGGCGAGTAG
- the rplC gene encoding 50S ribosomal protein L3: protein MTQIYTESGNVIPVTVVQAGPCHVLQVRTLERDGYEAIQLGYGDKPRRLAIRSERGHVAPLSSKRSKRLAAAGGEPSAKAGCEPKRFVRELRGSIEGAEVGQEIGVGVLAEAVSVDVIATSRGRGYAGVMKRHNFAGQRATHGVKKVHRHSGGTGCSAYPSRTFKGLKMSGQYGNAQVTIRNLKVVNVDEENGVILVNGAVPGPNGGYVIVRETNMVR, encoded by the coding sequence ATGACCCAGATCTATACAGAGTCTGGGAACGTTATCCCGGTTACGGTTGTACAGGCAGGTCCCTGTCACGTGCTTCAGGTGCGAACCCTGGAACGCGATGGCTATGAGGCAATTCAGCTCGGTTACGGCGACAAGCCTCGCCGCCTAGCGATTCGTAGTGAACGTGGTCATGTTGCTCCTCTCTCAAGCAAGCGATCGAAGCGACTTGCCGCCGCCGGTGGTGAGCCTTCCGCTAAAGCAGGTTGCGAGCCGAAGCGATTCGTTCGTGAACTTCGCGGCTCGATCGAAGGTGCTGAAGTTGGTCAAGAGATCGGCGTCGGCGTTCTCGCTGAAGCCGTGTCTGTCGATGTCATCGCCACAAGCCGCGGTCGCGGCTATGCCGGTGTGATGAAGCGACATAACTTCGCCGGTCAACGTGCTACTCACGGTGTGAAGAAGGTTCATCGTCACTCGGGCGGTACCGGCTGCAGTGCCTATCCAAGCCGTACGTTCAAAGGCCTGAAGATGAGCGGCCAGTACGGAAATGCCCAGGTTACCATTCGTAATCTGAAGGTGGTCAATGTTGACGAAGAAAACGGCGTGATCCTGGTCAATGGTGCCGTTCCGGGTCCCAATGGCGGATACGTGATCGTTCGTGAAACAAATATGGTTCGCTAA
- the rpsJ gene encoding 30S ribosomal protein S10 — MAKEIIRIRMEAYDHSILDQSALDIVDTAKRTHSEVHGPIPLPTRIERYTVLSGPHIDKKARQQFEVRTHKRLIDIVQATAKTIESLNKLNLPAGVDIKIKATTR; from the coding sequence GTGGCCAAAGAAATTATTCGCATTCGGATGGAAGCTTACGATCACTCGATCTTGGATCAGAGTGCTCTCGACATCGTCGACACGGCGAAGCGGACCCATTCGGAAGTGCATGGTCCTATTCCGTTGCCGACTCGAATTGAGCGTTATACCGTTCTGTCGGGTCCGCATATCGACAAGAAGGCACGTCAGCAGTTTGAAGTACGGACGCATAAGCGTCTGATCGACATCGTCCAGGCTACCGCCAAGACGATTGAGTCGCTCAATAAGCTGAACCTGCCAGCTGGTGTCGATATCAAGATCAAGGCAACAACTCGATAG